The Palaemon carinicauda isolate YSFRI2023 chromosome 38, ASM3689809v2, whole genome shotgun sequence genomic interval CTGGAGTTACAGCAAAATCCAAGAAGAAAAGAATTCCACCCGCAAGGAATCCCGTTATGAGCAAAGTCCGTCGACCAAAACAGGATGTAAGTGGTGTCATTAGAATTACTGCAGAGCCATCCATGAGGCCCGTAAGAGCAACATATAAGAAAGGATCACTGAAAAGTAAAAATCAATTGCTGGAAATACCATAATATTACAGTATAACTTTAAATATGTAGTTACTGGTGCAACTTCTGTCCTGCATTAGGCCTACCATTAGATTATTAATGATTattcaacattcaaataaatatctgaaaaaatGTATGATTATATTGAAAGCTCAAAGAACTTTCTTTCTTTCCTTGCCTAGCCTTTATATATGGGATTGCTGTTTCATATAAGCTTTCTCCATTCTATTCTATCCCTGGGATCCTGTTCTCTTAATCCTTTTACCCACATGTCATTTGCTACCTCatctttccatctgaactttgACCTTCCCCTCCACCTTCCCCCATCCACCTCCATGTCCACAATCCCTCGACACACAAGATCTTCTTTCCACATGGCATGTCAAAAGGCTCAAATATATatcctattaaaaaaaatacaattcacaCATGCTTTTCAATGAATAAGAATGAGAAAAATTTTACTGTTTCAATATGTTTCATATTCATTGCAAGGTGTGAAATGACCACATGGCCTGGTCTGAACAGTGTCCCCAGGGTCAAACTCTCTATATCTCACCGATTTCACCTCATTACCAAAGATTCAGATAACTACGTGAGCTTTAATGCAAGTGGTTTCAACACCAATCAAAGGTACAGTCTTCCATGTAACTATTCAAACTTCTCTTCAAGTGAAAATCCATCTAATGTCTTAGGTTAATGTCCAAATCTACCTTAATTGCATACCAATTATCGAATTTGCATATACATAAAATCACAATCAGTGGCAGTATACTATTTGCTGCAATATCATTCATGAATACAAATTTATTCTCTTTACCTGGTGAAATTTTTATTTGCAAAGCAGAACTATGTCATAAATTTAGTAGTTAAGACTAAAAAGTACACCACTACAGCACTTAAAATTTTGAGTGACCAGATGAACTATAGAAACCTttcaaaaaatcatttttttttactatatgaaTACCAATCATCACGATATTAACTACATAAAACTTATATCTTATAACAGATCACCAATCAGGATACatcatatcaatacttatatatttGTTACAAGCATATCTATCTGTAATTTTAACAGTACCATTATTACCAACAATTAACACAAATTTAGGTATaaggagactaaacactaaatGTTTAGTTTGATTCAAGTTTTACAGCTAAAAAAACATTTATACCTACTCAGTAAAATTGTTGGTATTAAGAGCAATGCCCACATAAAGAAGGTGGTGAAGAATCCAGACGATGCCAAGGCAGATAATGATAGCCCTCATGGCAGGAGAGAACAGCATTTTCAAAGTTCGACGAAACTTTTCCATTACGGATAATTTGTTTTCTGCATTCTTTGCTGCTGACCTAGATGCCTCCTCAATAAAAGCCTGTTTAAAGAGTTCAAATATATGCTGAGTGGGCTCTCAAGTCCTCATTATTGCATGAGGAAATTCTACGATTGTATGCATTCAAAGAAACTATCAGCTGTACAATTGGTGCAAGTACTCGAGTGCTAGGTCTCATTTATCTAAAAGAATAATGGTCGACCAAGACATAAGCCATCAAATCACCTTGGCAAAACTATTAGAAGTTAAAGCTTATCATTGTTATGATGATCAATTCAATGCTGTGTTAACTGGTTATAACAATAGAGTTGTATACTGTAATGCATATTCTTTTACAAGTTATTTGTCAAAGTAATGGGATATCAATGAAAGTAATATCTGTGAACCAATAAATTGATAGGaagatataaataaagaatttataAGTAGTATAAAGACGTAAACAATACTATAATTGAAATTTCTTAAAAACTTTTGGAATCTCCTGTAGTTGAAAAAGCCAAGACTGCACACATCATTCATATTTTTAATGGTTAAGTTTGTATTTATTGGAGATCCATTAGCTCgtgctacagaaaaaaaaaattctatcgtcACAGCTGCAAACAAATAAGAAAACTTGAAAGTTAATAATTACTGGAGATTCATTAGCCCCTGCTATAGAATCTTTTCTATTATTACAACTGCAAACAACTAAAATAACTTGAAAGGAAAGTTGTCAGTTTTGAAAATCTTAATTCTAATAcactgtaataataacaataattttaatataacgTTTTGAAACTAAAATGTTTAATGTATTAAGAGAGTGCACTTTTAATCAGGTTACAGAGTGTTCAAGGATATATTAAGAACAGGAATACAATATAACTTACCTTGATCAGTTTGTCAACACAAGAATCTACATTCAACTCTGCTTCAGCTCTGTTCATTTTCACCGCATAACGGAGAACTTTCCGTGCCTCCTCACCTCTGCCTTTCTGGAGCAGCCAACGGGGAGATTCTGGAGCTAAGCTAAAAGGAAAGACTATGAGTATGTGAAATCTAAACTCCTATTTAAAGATGATCATGGATGTTAATAAGCATATTGCAAAATACAAAGGAAGGATTATACTTTACGATAGATTGAGTACTAAAGTAATCATACCATACATAATTCTATGGAATAGTTTGAAATGCCTCTTTTACCCTTGTTTTCCCGAGTTACATTTCTTATACTTTAATGCTAAAAATTATTAGAGCATAAGAAAACAGCACTAAAAAGTTAATTCAAACCTAAACTATGTTCAGCCAGGGAGGCTTGACATattagtacagtatatcaaattacTTATGCTAACGTAAATATGCACCCTACTAAAATTATTTTGAACATATGAAGGATCTATCTATTACCAATGAAATCAAATAATTTACCAATTTTATTCAAAATCTCTGTCCTAcctcattttgagaaaaaaattcaAGTAGTGCACTCACAATGATATTATGGCAAGGAGTATAACAGGTGATGACCCAGCCAACATTAAGTACTTCCAATTACGAATGAAATATGCTATTCCAGCTAATCCAGACAATAGGAAGCTGAAAGGAAGACCAAGCAGCATTCCCACTAGCGCACGCCCTCTATTTGGAGTACACTCAAGAGCTGTGGAAAAGAAAttccaaaattgaaaacaaaatatagatTAAATTCATGTACAATAAGTAACAGACTCAACCATGAACCAATAAGTCTATTGTAAACTCTTTATCTTTGTTCCCCACTTGATTTACTCTTGATGGCATTTTGGATAGTTCTGTCACTTCAAAACCCAaaaggcataggttcaaatcctacAAATTGAAATACAGTTCAAGACATTTGTCAAGAGCCTGTTAGAATTGATTTCTTTACACTTTAAAAgaggtattgttattgttatttttattgttattatcattattattacagccaacctataaccctaattggaaaagcaagatgctttaagtccaaaggctccaaaagggaaaaaatagcccagtgagaaaactaAGAgaggtaataaataatcaaaataaaatatttgaagaacagtaacaacattaaattatatttttcataaataaactataaaaactaaaaaaaaaagggaagaaatagaagatagaatagtgttcctgagtataccctcaagcaagagaactctaatccaagatagtggaagaacatgggtatagaggctatggcttttttttttttttttttttttttttttaattagggatGGCAAGCAGTGACCATATGTCAAATATAGAAAATCAGATCTCACCTGCACTCCAAGCAGGGATAAGGCAAGCTGACGTAGTCGCTCCAATCAAAAATCTTGTCAGAAGTATCAATGGATAATTAGGAGAAAGAACCACAGCTCCAGCCATGATCATGTTCAAAATAGAACCAATTCTAACTGCTCTGATCCGACCCCATCTGCAAGCAATGGTTGATGTTCaagattatatataatatgaaggtaTGTCTTGGTTTCATACATATCACATGGTCAATGGAATGTTCAAGATGATAAACAAGATAATTCAAGGAAAAATCACCAGGGAGTCTGCTTTAGAATTAAAACCGCAAAAATCACAACCTTGCTATGTCAATAATGATTGCAACAAGCAATGAAACAATGTCAAAAGATCGTCTTCACTCATTACTTTAGAAAAAACAAATGTATCTTCATTCAGATTCTTCTTCTATTTATGTACTTGGTTTCCAACTGTGCAATTATGCGTTTGATATCAAACATAAACATATTACAGCATGGAAGACGAATAGACTTAAAATTACTCGCTCTTTCCAAATTTTAAGAGAGACCATTCAGAAATAAAGTTTTCTATTGTATCTTAAGTAATCAGCGTTCATTTAACAATGAAGCTACAATAAATAGAAAAACTTAAATGAAACTGAAATGCATTTTAAATCACTTTCATAAAGCCCATATTTTTCTATAAAGTAATGTCAATTAATATATCTTTACTACTTTGATTATTACCAAAGATAAATATTAACATATAGCAATTCTGGTATCATCACTTAACTATTGTAAGTTAATCCTTATAGGGTAAAATATTATCAACACAACTATACTGAATGAATTATAAATAATCTGCTTTCCTTTGTTAGTAGCTAACGCACATAGCTCTAACATAGCGTCCAATATGAATATTATCTTCATTCAGAAGTTTTACACTTTCCACAAACATActgttattattttccttatattcaatcaatgtacagtacatataatcgAAACTTCCAGATATTTTTTCAAGATTAAAATGGCAGCATAGTAGAGGGAATtattaaatgttaataataataataataataataataataataataataataataataataataataataataataataatacagtgcaaTGATTAACCATGATAAGGTAAATAACGCAAACTAAAAGAtcctgtttgtgtatgtattttctAAATGTAataggaaaatatttaattttcggcTTTCGAGGGGTACAACTAACTTTGACTGAAGAACGAAATGTTCCATAGCGCAAAATGCATAAAATGAACAGTAAGAAAAACAcaaattcaaaaagaaaatgtaCCCAATGTAGTACAAAATGCCTCAAATGGATGAAGCACAAAAGGACCGACTGGGTTTACTGGactaaatacataaaattaattttGTGTTATGAAAGACACTTATAATTTATATGGTTATAAAGTACTATATCGTGTGTATGAAAGCAAATCAAATGTGATTGCTACACATTTTTGAAGTACAATGTTGCTGTTACAGTGTTAATGTAAACAATATGCACTAGATATAAAGTATCATAGTcactataaaatatatttcaaagactCGCCACATAAGGTATGTTGACACTTGCACCATACCTTCACTGTAActtaaaatgtttaaaggtttaaaggccgctcatgaatggcagaggcaggggacagtgacaataccctagagaccgaCAATACattagatcagcgcccaagccacttctccacctaggctaggaccagggagggccaggaaatgactcagcaggtaggcctgaAGGCTTCTCcacaccccctatccttagctcacaaggatggtgagattttaAACactaaactatcgaacttgagcgggaatcgaaccccagtttcTAAtagtgcataataataataataagagctgataaacccagaggtaaaaagtgaatatcaagaaagggtTGGAAGTAGCATGTCAGGgtaaaaggaagagaaactggtgatctagagaatggtggaatgaaggagtgaaaatgaaagtggaagagaaaaagaggtcattcgaagaatggctgcagggtAATAGTGTAAAGAAGTATGAGATATTAAACACTAGAGAAATtatcaaacttgagcgggactcgaaccccagtttctaataggtcaccacaaccctcgGGTCCTTACTTTTCCGATCTAAAGATGTTAAACCCGACTTTTAAATACGAGGAGATTATAAATGAGAGAGAAATAAGAGAACGACTTTCTCATACCTGTCTCCTATGAATCCCCCGAACATGCTCCCTAACATGTTGCCGGTGGTACCCAGGGTTACGAACAGCGGTCGCAAGTATGATCGTTCACATACCAGGTCGAACTGGAAACAAAAGATTACATAAATTTTTGCATAAAGGGTACATTTAATAATAACATAAAGagtacatttaataataataataataataataataataataataataataataataataataataataataaatacctttaTTCCCCAAAATTCACAGTTGGCACTAAAGGGTATACATAGCTTTCAATTGTATAATGGTATTGAATTATGACTAAAAATAAGTACATACACATATGAATGATATGCATAAATAAAAATTCCCTACAAAATAAAAATGGCATTATCGTGGCAACAAAATTATGTTATTTCTATGGCTTATATTGCACGTGCGAATTTGTTCAATTTCTTATAGTTTAcaaaagaagatatttattttaatgttgttactcttcttagaatatttcactttccttttttcctttcctccctgggctattttccctgttggagcccctgggctattttccctgttggagtccctgggctattttccttgttggagtccctgggctattttccctgttggagtccctgggatattttccctgttggagcccctgggctattttccttgttggagtccctgggctattttccctgttggagtccctgggctattttccttgttggagtccctgggctattttccctgttggagtccctgggctattttccctgtgagtccctgggatattttccctgtgagtccctgggctattttccttgtgggagtccctgggctattttccttgtgggagtccctgggctattttccctgttggagcccctgggctattttccctgttggagtccctgggctattttccctgttggagtccctgggatattttcattgttggagtccctgggctattttccctgttggagtccctgggctattttccctgttggagcccctgggctattttccctgttggagtccctgggctattttacctgttggagcccctgggctattttccctgttggagcccctgggctattttccctgttggagtccctgggctatttttcctgttggagtccctgggctattttccctgttggggcccctgggcttatagcatcctgcctttccaactagggttgtagcttagcaagtaataataataataataataataataataataataataataataataataataataataataataataattgtcctcTTACTGGCAGTGTTAGACTAACCGGAGTTGAGTTGTTAACGATATAATAAAAT includes:
- the LOC137630425 gene encoding solute carrier family 22 member 20-like isoform X4; protein product: MLSAIGFGRYQVLVLLMPIFTMAIYPTHLLGASFLNAPLPFRCFTDEAEALACNMDRESCLNRNDLDVASNNESNYYNDLCLPPAELISGEIASFNETSKLHRTSSSFCPIVEYDTSVFESTVVLEFDLVCERSYLRPLFVTLGTTGNMLGSMFGGFIGDRWGRIRAVRIGSILNMIMAGAVVLSPNYPLILLTRFLIGATTSACLIPAWSAALECTPNRGRALVGMLLGLPFSFLLSGLAGIAYFIRNWKYLMLAGSSPVILLAIISFLAPESPRWLLQKGRGEEARKVLRYAVKMNRAEAELNVDSCVDKLIKAFIEEASRSAAKNAENKLSVMEKFRRTLKMLFSPAMRAIIICLGIVWILHHLLYVGIALNTNNFTDDPFLYVALTGLMDGSAVILMTPLTSCFGRRTLLITGFLAGGILFFLDFAVTPDLEWLRWVLVMAGLFLIAGTLQVNFLYAPELFPTEIRARGFAFVQVLGSIGSSVAPFITDVLSLKVSWGPTVVFGCAGIVGGLILPFLPETKNQPLPETVEEIEENLRKKKAQKKAKATLEGVENPSYVQDNSSRL
- the LOC137630425 gene encoding solute carrier family 22 member 20-like isoform X1, coding for MTRLSVSEPDTEEGFDGMLSAIGFGRYQVLVLLMPIFTMAIYPTHLLGASFLNAPLPFRCFTDEAEALACNMDRESCLNRNDLDVASNNESNYYNDLCLPPAELISGEIASFNETSKLHRTSSSFCPIVEYDTSVFESTVVLEFDLVCERSYLRPLFVTLGTTGNMLGSMFGGFIGDRWGRIRAVRIGSILNMIMAGAVVLSPNYPLILLTRFLIGATTSACLIPAWSAALECTPNRGRALVGMLLGLPFSFLLSGLAGIAYFIRNWKYLMLAGSSPVILLAIISFLAPESPRWLLQKGRGEEARKVLRYAVKMNRAEAELNVDSCVDKLIKAFIEEASRSAAKNAENKLSVMEKFRRTLKMLFSPAMRAIIICLGIVWILHHLLYVGIALNTNNFTDDPFLYVALTGLMDGSAVILMTPLTSCFGRRTLLITGFLAGGILFFLDFAVTPDLEWLRWVLVMAGLFLIAGTLQVNFLYAPELFPTEIRARGFAFVQVLGSIGSSVAPFITDVLSLKVSWGPTVVFGCAGIVGGLILPFLPETKNQPLPETVEEIEENLRKKKAQKKAKATLEGVENPSYVQDNSSRL
- the LOC137630425 gene encoding solute carrier family 22 member 20-like isoform X3; amino-acid sequence: MQEPDTEEGFDGMLSAIGFGRYQVLVLLMPIFTMAIYPTHLLGASFLNAPLPFRCFTDEAEALACNMDRESCLNRNDLDVASNNESNYYNDLCLPPAELISGEIASFNETSKLHRTSSSFCPIVEYDTSVFESTVVLEFDLVCERSYLRPLFVTLGTTGNMLGSMFGGFIGDRWGRIRAVRIGSILNMIMAGAVVLSPNYPLILLTRFLIGATTSACLIPAWSAALECTPNRGRALVGMLLGLPFSFLLSGLAGIAYFIRNWKYLMLAGSSPVILLAIISFLAPESPRWLLQKGRGEEARKVLRYAVKMNRAEAELNVDSCVDKLIKAFIEEASRSAAKNAENKLSVMEKFRRTLKMLFSPAMRAIIICLGIVWILHHLLYVGIALNTNNFTDDPFLYVALTGLMDGSAVILMTPLTSCFGRRTLLITGFLAGGILFFLDFAVTPDLEWLRWVLVMAGLFLIAGTLQVNFLYAPELFPTEIRARGFAFVQVLGSIGSSVAPFITDVLSLKVSWGPTVVFGCAGIVGGLILPFLPETKNQPLPETVEEIEENLRKKKAQKKAKATLEGVENPSYVQDNSSRL
- the LOC137630425 gene encoding solute carrier family 22 member 20-like isoform X2; protein product: MLSVEPDTEEGFDGMLSAIGFGRYQVLVLLMPIFTMAIYPTHLLGASFLNAPLPFRCFTDEAEALACNMDRESCLNRNDLDVASNNESNYYNDLCLPPAELISGEIASFNETSKLHRTSSSFCPIVEYDTSVFESTVVLEFDLVCERSYLRPLFVTLGTTGNMLGSMFGGFIGDRWGRIRAVRIGSILNMIMAGAVVLSPNYPLILLTRFLIGATTSACLIPAWSAALECTPNRGRALVGMLLGLPFSFLLSGLAGIAYFIRNWKYLMLAGSSPVILLAIISFLAPESPRWLLQKGRGEEARKVLRYAVKMNRAEAELNVDSCVDKLIKAFIEEASRSAAKNAENKLSVMEKFRRTLKMLFSPAMRAIIICLGIVWILHHLLYVGIALNTNNFTDDPFLYVALTGLMDGSAVILMTPLTSCFGRRTLLITGFLAGGILFFLDFAVTPDLEWLRWVLVMAGLFLIAGTLQVNFLYAPELFPTEIRARGFAFVQVLGSIGSSVAPFITDVLSLKVSWGPTVVFGCAGIVGGLILPFLPETKNQPLPETVEEIEENLRKKKAQKKAKATLEGVENPSYVQDNSSRL